The following proteins come from a genomic window of Nicotiana tomentosiformis chromosome 12, ASM39032v3, whole genome shotgun sequence:
- the LOC104117636 gene encoding bifunctional adenosine 5'-phosphosulfate phosphorylase/adenylylsulfatase HINT4 yields the protein MIRKLTEGGRMTRGTALSECIFCQIATSSTSTTLLHSDDKVVAFRDINPSAFRHYLVIPKQHIPTVKNLERSPEDFSLVSHMLDVGKSLLHRDAPQSKHYRFGFHQPPFNSVDHLHLHCFALPYTPSWRCIKYLSLGPLGGFIEAEKLLERIKPQIPHHSSM from the exons ATGATCCGTAAATTGACAGAGGGCGGAAGAATGACAAGGGGAACAGCTTTATCGGAATGTATATTTTGCCAAATTGCTACCTCTTCCACTTCCACCACTCTCCTTCACTCC GATGATAAAGTTGTTGCATTTCGAGATATTAATCCCTCTGCCTTCAG GCATTACTTGGTAATTCCAAAACAGCACATTCCAACTGTCAAAAACCTTGAGAGAAGCCCAGAAGATTTCTCCTTGG TGAGTCACATGTTAGATGTCGGGAAGAGTCTGTTACATAGGGATGCACCTCAGTCCAAGCATTACAG ATTTGGTTTTCATCAGCCCCCATTCAACAGTGTTGATCACCTCCACCTCCACTGCTTTGCACTTCCTTATACTCCAAG CTGGAGGTGTATAAAATACTTGTCATTGGGGCCACTCGGTGGATTTATTGAAGCTGAAAAGCTTTTGGAGAGAATAAAGCCACAAATTCCTCATCACTCATCTATGTAA